Sequence from the Heliomicrobium undosum genome:
CGATACGGCGAAGGAAGAGGCGGAACTGCAGCGTCAGATGATGGAGAGTTTCCTGAACGCCGCGAAGCAGGCCCAACAGGCAGCCGACGCGGCGAAAGCCCAGGAGATGAAGAAAAAGGCCCAGCAGGCGAAGCGGCAGGCCCAAAAGGCCAGCCAGCAAGCCGAGAAGAGTCAGCAGCAGGCTGAAAAACTGGGCGCGAAGCTGGAAGCCCTGGGCAAGGAGGCGGCGCAATCGGCCTCCGTGATCCGGGCCATGAAGACCGCCTTCGGAGAAGAGGCGGCGGAACAGGCGGAAACGGCGCAGGCGTTGATCCAGTACGGCCTGGGGCCGGGGGAACAAAAGACCATGCCGCCGGAAAAACGGATGGAGCTAGCAGAAATCCTCCGGGGTTCTAAAAAGCTCCGCAAGGTGTCGGAACTGGCAGGGCGCATGAAGGCCATGGCGGCCAAGAAGCGCCGGAACCGGACCCATCAGCCACCTACGGAGGTGGTCGATGTGGAAATGGGCGCCGACCTGTCCCGTATCCTGCCCTCGGAACTGGCGCAGCTTCGCTGTCCCGTTACCCGGATGGATTTTCTCCGGCGGTTCTCGGAAGGGCAGTTGATGCAGCGCAAGCTGGAGGGCAAGGAGACGGAAAGGAAGGGGCCCATCATCGCCTGCGTCGATTCTTCCGGTTCGATGGCCGAAAACATGGGCGGCCACAGCCGGGAGGAATGGTCCAAGGCGCTCTGCCTGGCGCTCTTCGATACCGCCCGGAAGCAGCGGCGCGCCTTCGCCGCCATCCTGTTTGGGTCAGCCTCGCAGATCGTTTCATTCGAGTTTCCCAAACCGAAGCGGGCGAAACCCCAGGATGTGCTGGACATGGTGACCCGCTTTCTGAGCGGCGGCACGAATTTTGAACGGCCCTTGCAGGAAGCGCTCAACCTGCTGCAGCGTTCCGCCTTCAAGAAGGGGGATGTCGTCTTCATTACGGACGGTCAGTGCAGCGTATCGTCTGACTTTCTGGAACGGTTTCAGAAGGTGAAATTGGAGAAGGAGTTTCACGTCATCGGCGTGCTGATCGGAAGCGATGCCTCCGGTGGAACCTTGAGCCTCTTTTCCGACCAGGTGGCGACCGTGGTCCAAGGGTCTGATGACGAGGCCGTGGATATCGTCCTGGAACT
This genomic interval carries:
- a CDS encoding vWA domain-containing protein, which encodes DTAKEEAELQRQMMESFLNAAKQAQQAADAAKAQEMKKKAQQAKRQAQKASQQAEKSQQQAEKLGAKLEALGKEAAQSASVIRAMKTAFGEEAAEQAETAQALIQYGLGPGEQKTMPPEKRMELAEILRGSKKLRKVSELAGRMKAMAAKKRRNRTHQPPTEVVDVEMGADLSRILPSELAQLRCPVTRMDFLRRFSEGQLMQRKLEGKETERKGPIIACVDSSGSMAENMGGHSREEWSKALCLALFDTARKQRRAFAAILFGSASQIVSFEFPKPKRAKPQDVLDMVTRFLSGGTNFERPLQEALNLLQRSAFKKGDVVFITDGQCSVSSDFLERFQKVKLEKEFHVIGVLIGSDASGGTLSLFSDQVATVVQGSDDEAVDIVLEL